The Bordetella sp. FB-8 genome includes a window with the following:
- a CDS encoding glycosyltransferase, with translation MAHTNAGCRYSVYSESCMPGISIFPRLTPTSEKDRPERLLLLCYFDHRGISTVPQNISFLQRTSKFEVDVYNFAGCEAPFRLPASFDLTAYVGIVLHNSLAYNVDNLRELDENLAVRFKDYEGVKVVFKQDENYKVRGTARYLGENRFDLIFTCLPENEREKVYPRDVVGDVEFFRMLTGYVTPDLRDNLVSRFGNEERDIDVGYRGSLQPLDFGRLCYEKRTIGWDFLTATQGMGLRMDISSRWEDRFSGDDWLRFMCRCKAMLGVESGASIFDLDGDVARAIAEYDVTSTLDKTSREYAEGLLQHIVQFEGNVYYNNISPRHLEAAAAKTLQILFEGEYSNVLVPGKHYVELKRDFSNVEQVVAILRDDAARTAIVEAAWRDIIAAPTYWIETFVARFDERIEAQIAKKSWAQPAIQLAPLRKDRINVLLLCSHYPDRDPRIKWLQKNAPDEIVVHVLGVDGGPRDQVIVERDASIGYTIVAPRPYNHLLTLNSILSEERPEGTAFEEALFLGWLESMPAEHISHAYGISRIYSIANTRDIARYFLNTAGVLADLGGRIRGIDAIIACDLETLLPAALIKHRLGVPVMYDAHEFWPDSNDAFMPAEFELWQKFERRLLPYVDDAVTVTRGLASFMSSFYGRQFGTLPNCEPLEAVDTLSQASSNRAFELEREEDQVAFLVQGNFAIGRGFEILIDIWNQVDKRAKLFLRGPDSSYKASLIERARSNESLDTRIVFPAAVPESALVAAASHADVGIIPYEPKSINNRYCGPNKLSQYMAAGLPIMSNRLESVAEVLHEGDCGFAVDFTNLADVIHCVNTLTADAALRKRLGANARVHFSAHYNWNAVAKTFYADVLALAESRKDIDKRVSANEPSRIRAAVPIITLKQETESQAQPPAFVSGPVWRGARAIWRMIPTRVRNAFRGRVHGILIFLVKRL, from the coding sequence ATGGCGCACACCAACGCCGGTTGTCGTTATTCTGTCTATAGTGAGAGCTGTATGCCTGGTATATCCATCTTCCCTCGTCTGACTCCGACCTCCGAAAAGGATCGGCCCGAGCGACTGCTTTTACTTTGCTATTTCGACCATCGCGGCATTTCGACCGTGCCCCAGAACATCTCGTTCTTGCAACGCACCTCGAAATTCGAAGTCGATGTTTACAACTTCGCAGGCTGTGAAGCGCCATTCCGTCTGCCCGCGTCGTTCGACCTCACGGCTTATGTTGGCATCGTATTGCACAACTCACTGGCATATAACGTCGACAACCTGCGCGAACTCGATGAAAATCTTGCCGTCCGATTCAAAGACTATGAAGGCGTCAAGGTTGTTTTCAAACAAGACGAGAACTACAAGGTGCGAGGTACTGCACGGTATCTTGGAGAAAATCGTTTCGACCTGATCTTCACCTGCTTGCCGGAAAACGAACGCGAAAAAGTTTATCCGCGCGATGTCGTCGGCGATGTCGAATTTTTTCGCATGCTCACGGGGTATGTGACCCCCGATCTGCGGGACAATTTGGTGAGCCGCTTCGGGAACGAAGAGCGCGATATCGATGTTGGCTATCGAGGGTCCCTCCAGCCTCTCGATTTCGGCCGCCTGTGCTACGAAAAGAGAACGATCGGCTGGGATTTTCTTACGGCGACGCAAGGCATGGGATTGCGGATGGATATCTCGAGCCGATGGGAAGATCGATTTTCCGGCGATGACTGGTTACGCTTCATGTGCCGATGCAAGGCTATGCTCGGCGTGGAATCAGGAGCGTCGATATTTGATCTCGATGGCGATGTCGCACGCGCAATCGCCGAGTACGACGTAACATCGACGCTGGACAAGACCAGCCGCGAGTACGCCGAAGGGTTGCTCCAGCATATCGTGCAATTCGAAGGCAACGTCTACTACAACAACATCTCTCCGAGGCACCTTGAGGCAGCCGCCGCCAAGACCCTGCAAATACTGTTTGAGGGTGAATATTCGAACGTGCTGGTGCCTGGCAAACACTATGTCGAGCTCAAGCGCGACTTCTCAAATGTCGAACAGGTCGTTGCCATTCTCCGAGACGATGCCGCGAGAACGGCAATTGTCGAGGCTGCTTGGCGCGATATCATTGCAGCTCCGACCTACTGGATTGAAACATTCGTCGCTCGATTCGATGAGCGGATTGAAGCGCAGATCGCCAAAAAGTCGTGGGCGCAGCCGGCCATACAGCTAGCGCCTTTGCGTAAAGATCGCATCAATGTTCTGCTTTTGTGCAGTCATTATCCCGATCGCGATCCGCGCATCAAGTGGCTTCAAAAAAATGCGCCCGATGAGATTGTGGTCCACGTCCTCGGTGTCGATGGCGGACCTCGCGATCAGGTGATTGTCGAGCGCGATGCAAGCATAGGTTACACGATCGTTGCGCCTCGCCCGTACAATCATTTGCTGACGTTGAACAGCATACTATCGGAAGAGCGCCCCGAAGGGACAGCCTTTGAAGAGGCGCTCTTTCTTGGTTGGCTGGAATCGATGCCGGCGGAACATATATCTCACGCCTATGGGATAAGCAGGATCTATTCCATTGCTAATACCAGGGATATCGCCCGCTATTTTCTCAATACTGCCGGCGTGCTTGCAGACTTGGGCGGACGCATTCGGGGAATCGATGCAATCATTGCATGCGACCTTGAGACGTTGCTGCCGGCCGCGCTGATCAAACACCGGCTCGGCGTACCGGTCATGTACGACGCGCATGAATTCTGGCCTGATTCGAATGATGCATTTATGCCGGCTGAATTCGAGCTTTGGCAAAAATTCGAACGCCGGCTTTTGCCTTATGTCGACGATGCGGTCACCGTTACACGTGGCCTGGCATCGTTCATGTCCAGCTTTTATGGTCGTCAGTTCGGCACGCTGCCGAATTGCGAACCTCTCGAAGCGGTCGATACATTGAGCCAAGCCTCATCGAATCGCGCCTTCGAACTTGAGCGCGAGGAAGATCAGGTGGCATTCCTCGTTCAGGGAAATTTTGCGATAGGCCGCGGGTTTGAAATATTGATCGACATATGGAACCAAGTCGACAAGCGAGCCAAACTATTCCTGCGCGGCCCTGATTCGAGCTACAAAGCGTCGCTTATCGAACGCGCAAGATCGAATGAATCGCTGGACACCCGAATTGTGTTTCCTGCCGCTGTGCCGGAGTCCGCCCTCGTTGCCGCTGCATCTCACGCCGATGTGGGGATTATTCCTTACGAGCCGAAAAGTATCAATAATCGATATTGCGGCCCGAACAAGCTCTCGCAGTATATGGCCGCAGGACTCCCGATAATGAGCAATCGACTCGAGTCGGTTGCGGAAGTGCTGCATGAGGGCGACTGTGGTTTCGCTGTGGATTTTACGAATCTAGCCGATGTGATCCATTGTGTCAACACACTGACGGCCGATGCGGCATTACGCAAAAGATTGGGCGCAAATGCACGTGTGCATTTTTCGGCACATTACAACTGGAACGCCGTCGCCAAGACATTTTATGCAGACGTACTGGCGCTTGCGGAGTCGCGCAAAGATATCGATAAACGAGTCAGTGCGAACGAACCTTCGAGAATCCGCGCCGCAGTTCCTATTATTACGCTCAAACAAGAAACCGAATCGCAAGCCCAGCCGCCCGCTTTTGTAAGCGGGCCCGTGTGGCGTGGCGCACGCGCAATCTGGAGAATGATCCCGACCCGTGTCCGTAACGCATTTCGAGGCCGCGTGCACGGTATTCTGATTTTTCTTGTTAAAAGACTTTAA
- a CDS encoding IS5 family transposase, with protein sequence MSQLSFSEAEYVGKRKQARREKFLGEMDRTIPWDYLAGEVAKHYPLSSKVGRQPYPIETMLRIHFMQQWFALSDPAMEEALYDSLSMRQFAQLPGGRVPDETTILNFRHLLEAHNIAEEMFEGVTLFLQAFGLVVRQGTIVDATIIDAPSSTKNEAGARDPEMRQTKKGKNYFFGMKAHIGVDLHTGLVHTVVGTPANVADVTQVDKLLHGQENLVLGDAGYQGVDKRAEHEGRPVDWHIALRPSLRKKLSASVQPMQQAYEHTKASLRAKVEHPFRVTKRQFGYTKVRYRGLAKNTAQLKTLFALANLWMARGQVMAAMVQVRP encoded by the coding sequence ATGAGCCAACTGAGTTTTAGCGAAGCGGAATATGTCGGCAAGCGCAAGCAGGCGCGGCGCGAGAAGTTTCTGGGCGAGATGGACAGGACGATTCCGTGGGACTACCTGGCAGGCGAGGTGGCCAAGCACTATCCGCTGTCGAGCAAGGTGGGACGCCAGCCGTACCCGATCGAGACGATGCTGCGGATTCACTTTATGCAGCAGTGGTTTGCCTTGAGCGACCCGGCGATGGAGGAAGCGCTGTACGACAGTTTGTCGATGCGCCAGTTTGCCCAGCTGCCGGGCGGGCGCGTGCCCGATGAGACAACGATCTTGAACTTTCGGCATTTGCTCGAAGCGCACAACATCGCCGAAGAGATGTTCGAGGGCGTGACGCTGTTTTTGCAGGCCTTTGGTCTGGTGGTGCGCCAGGGCACGATTGTGGATGCGACGATCATCGATGCACCCAGTTCGACCAAGAACGAAGCGGGCGCGCGCGACCCCGAGATGCGCCAGACCAAGAAGGGCAAGAACTACTTCTTTGGCATGAAGGCGCACATCGGCGTGGACTTGCATACGGGGCTGGTGCACACGGTGGTGGGTACGCCGGCGAACGTGGCCGATGTGACGCAGGTCGATAAGCTACTGCATGGTCAGGAAAACCTGGTGCTGGGCGATGCGGGCTACCAGGGGGTGGACAAGCGCGCGGAGCATGAGGGCCGTCCGGTGGATTGGCACATTGCGCTGCGTCCGAGTTTGCGCAAGAAGTTGAGCGCGTCGGTGCAGCCAATGCAGCAGGCTTACGAACACACCAAGGCGAGCCTGCGGGCTAAGGTGGAGCACCCGTTTCGGGTGACCAAGCGCCAGTTCGGCTACACCAAGGTGCGCTACCGGGGGTTGGCCAAGAACACCGCGCAGCTCAAGACGCTGTTTGCGCTGGCCAATCTGTGGATGGCGCGCGGGCAGGTGATGGCCGCAATGGTACAGGTGCGTCCATGA
- the asnB gene encoding asparagine synthase (glutamine-hydrolyzing), with amino-acid sequence MCGIFGFIAKAPINSESAKSTLEKGLDRIRHRGPDGSDVWVSRDGLAGLGHVRLAIIDIETGAQPMSSSEGRYTIVFNGEIYNYIELRKELGVEHFRTQSDTEIILHAYRKWGSACLERLRGMFAIAIWDAQEQRLFLARDRFGIKPLYWAETKSGLYFASEIKALLPFLDQRAVNNTALADYFTFQFCLGEKSLIQGVRQIPAAHYAVVGSGESPQPRRYWDVHYNIDYDHTEHWFRERLVELMSDSVRMHLRADVEVGSYVSGGVDSSLLAALAREQRPEGRFQIFNGRFTDGPDFDESKYAKALADERDMQLHVTDIGEQDFVDNIAKVIWHLDQPTAGPGSFPQYMVSKQVGQNIKVVLGGQGGDEIFGGYARYLVAYFEQCIKGAIEGTLHSGNFLVTYESIISNLETLRQYKPMLREFWASGLFGERDDRYWRLVNRANTFGGILNTEAMDQRATMAEFKSIFWGENVGKESYFDSMTHFDFKTLLPALLQVEDRMSMAHGVESRVPFLDHPLIEFAATIPADIKFKNGELKRLLKSVFSGHLPQAIRDRKDKMGFPVPLNLWLKKGGPARDLIGDLLGSAKARSRPYLNPGMSLDAVLDTQSIYGRNLWALLGLELWHQQFID; translated from the coding sequence ATGTGCGGTATTTTCGGCTTCATCGCCAAAGCCCCGATAAATTCTGAAAGCGCAAAAAGCACGCTAGAAAAAGGGCTAGATAGGATACGCCATCGAGGTCCCGATGGTTCCGACGTCTGGGTCAGCCGGGATGGCTTGGCTGGATTGGGCCATGTGCGGCTGGCAATTATCGATATCGAGACCGGCGCTCAGCCGATGAGTAGCTCCGAGGGCCGCTATACGATCGTATTCAACGGCGAGATCTACAACTATATCGAGCTGCGCAAAGAACTCGGCGTTGAACACTTCCGGACCCAGTCCGATACCGAAATCATTCTGCATGCCTATCGGAAATGGGGAAGCGCCTGCCTCGAGCGTCTACGAGGCATGTTTGCGATCGCCATCTGGGATGCCCAGGAACAGAGGCTTTTCCTCGCCCGGGATCGTTTCGGCATCAAGCCGCTCTATTGGGCGGAAACAAAAAGCGGCTTGTACTTCGCATCCGAAATAAAAGCGCTCTTGCCCTTCCTGGATCAGCGTGCCGTCAACAATACCGCGCTGGCGGACTATTTCACCTTTCAGTTTTGTCTGGGTGAAAAAAGCTTAATACAGGGTGTTCGGCAAATTCCGGCCGCGCATTACGCTGTCGTTGGTTCTGGAGAATCCCCTCAGCCCAGGCGCTATTGGGATGTACACTACAACATCGATTACGACCATACCGAACACTGGTTCCGGGAACGTCTGGTCGAACTGATGTCGGACTCGGTGCGCATGCATCTGCGCGCCGATGTCGAAGTCGGCAGCTATGTGAGTGGCGGCGTGGATTCCAGCCTGCTTGCGGCGCTCGCCCGCGAACAGCGCCCGGAGGGCAGGTTTCAGATTTTCAACGGCCGGTTCACCGATGGTCCCGACTTCGATGAGTCGAAATATGCCAAGGCGCTCGCGGATGAAAGGGATATGCAGTTACATGTCACCGATATCGGCGAACAGGACTTTGTCGACAACATCGCAAAAGTAATCTGGCATCTGGACCAGCCTACCGCGGGTCCGGGTTCGTTCCCGCAGTACATGGTATCCAAGCAAGTGGGCCAGAATATCAAAGTGGTACTGGGCGGACAGGGCGGCGACGAGATATTCGGCGGCTATGCCCGTTATCTGGTGGCCTACTTCGAGCAGTGCATCAAAGGCGCCATCGAAGGGACTTTGCATTCAGGAAATTTTCTCGTCACCTATGAATCCATCATTTCTAATCTCGAAACCTTGCGCCAGTACAAACCCATGCTGCGGGAGTTCTGGGCAAGCGGCTTGTTTGGAGAGCGAGACGACCGCTACTGGAGATTGGTCAACCGCGCCAACACGTTTGGCGGCATCTTGAACACCGAAGCCATGGATCAGCGCGCGACCATGGCTGAGTTCAAGAGTATTTTCTGGGGCGAAAATGTAGGCAAGGAATCGTACTTCGATTCGATGACTCATTTTGACTTCAAGACGCTGCTCCCCGCATTGCTGCAAGTGGAAGATCGGATGAGCATGGCGCATGGCGTCGAATCCCGGGTGCCTTTCCTCGATCACCCGCTCATTGAATTTGCCGCGACCATCCCGGCCGATATCAAGTTCAAAAATGGGGAGTTGAAGCGCCTGTTGAAATCCGTATTCAGCGGCCATCTGCCCCAGGCTATCCGAGACAGAAAGGACAAGATGGGATTCCCCGTCCCCTTGAATCTGTGGCTGAAGAAAGGCGGCCCAGCGCGGGACCTGATCGGCGACCTGCTGGGTTCGGCCAAGGCGCGCTCGCGGCCGTATCTCAACCCGGGGATGTCTTTGGATGCCGTGCTGGATACGCAGAGCATCTACGGGCGAAACCTGTGGGCTTTGCTCGGCCTGGAGCTGTGGCACCAACAGTTCATCGATTGA
- a CDS encoding SDR family NAD(P)-dependent oxidoreductase, whose amino-acid sequence MDLKGKKVVVVGGAGLIGSHTVDYLVKEDVEEIIVYDNMSRGSRENLQEALKDPRVKIYDVGGDILQTDILQSAFDGANGVFHLAALWLLQCHGYPRAAFDVNVHGTFNVMEACVAKGVKRLIYSSSASVYGDAIHESMDEEHPFNNKNFYGATKLAGEAMMRAFHHRYGLNYVGLRYVNVYGPRQDYHGAYIAVIMKTLDAIDNGGSPTILGDGSEAFDFVAVEDCGLANVYAMKAETVDSFYNVGTGKRTSLKELADILVALTGCRQPIKYEARSEATLVRNRIGSPIKARKEIGFTATIELREGLRRLIEWRTAHKSDMSAKRS is encoded by the coding sequence ATGGATCTAAAGGGTAAGAAAGTTGTAGTCGTAGGTGGCGCGGGCTTGATCGGCTCACACACCGTGGATTATCTGGTCAAGGAAGATGTCGAAGAAATCATCGTCTACGACAACATGTCCCGCGGTAGCCGCGAGAATCTGCAAGAGGCCTTGAAGGATCCGCGCGTCAAAATCTACGATGTGGGCGGCGACATCCTGCAGACGGACATTTTGCAATCTGCCTTCGATGGGGCGAACGGCGTATTTCATCTTGCCGCGTTGTGGCTGCTCCAGTGCCATGGATATCCTCGCGCTGCATTCGACGTCAATGTGCACGGCACCTTCAACGTAATGGAGGCTTGCGTAGCCAAAGGCGTCAAGCGCCTGATTTACTCTTCATCTGCCTCCGTCTACGGCGATGCCATCCACGAGTCCATGGACGAGGAGCATCCGTTTAACAATAAGAATTTCTATGGGGCCACCAAGCTCGCCGGGGAAGCCATGATGCGCGCCTTCCACCATCGCTACGGCCTGAATTATGTCGGCTTGCGCTATGTGAATGTTTATGGCCCCCGCCAGGACTATCACGGCGCCTATATCGCCGTCATCATGAAAACGCTGGATGCCATCGACAATGGCGGCAGCCCCACCATCCTGGGCGACGGATCCGAGGCATTCGACTTCGTGGCAGTCGAAGATTGCGGCCTTGCCAATGTTTACGCGATGAAAGCGGAAACGGTCGATAGTTTCTATAACGTCGGCACCGGCAAGCGTACATCGCTGAAAGAACTCGCCGATATTCTCGTGGCGCTTACCGGTTGCAGGCAGCCCATCAAATACGAGGCGCGAAGCGAGGCGACCCTTGTGCGGAACCGCATTGGTTCACCCATAAAGGCCAGGAAAGAGATAGGCTTTACCGCCACGATCGAGCTGCGCGAAGGCCTGAGGCGACTGATAGAGTGGCGCACTGCACATAAAAGCGACATGTCCGCGAAACGCTCATGA
- a CDS encoding acyltransferase: protein MNNNSKLTLIDLPVAPIRRSDGIDLLRGVLAIWVCLSHAQGWVIYLGHPSQFLNATAGFLTTLFQSNGQTHPAVVGFIVLSGYCIHLGGFRRSRGKLRTYAVRRFFRIWPVYILACLVGAIAFLASEKVNATAASALSGTDRISLACMATKLSGVSAFIPTLHQCSFEGNAPLTTVMVEIWLYVVYAIAVFLFFKRGYGNAFLCAVGGMFVLGSILVSNHPDLAGWWNNGSLPSFLAYWWIGALFVSERVSTIARRFWLVLAIVWVVIAVSFLTKHLHAFGITQVQQIVLAVLFGILITAIIKAAEEGKVSSIGAVIGRAGYSLYAFHAPVLYLGLIAGLSWHFAVPLALAAGFVLHHIFEHPIDRFGKRLASKNPPSAIHPTSASSASSGLR, encoded by the coding sequence ATGAATAACAATTCCAAGCTCACCCTCATTGACCTTCCTGTCGCACCCATACGGCGATCCGACGGCATAGACCTACTTCGAGGCGTGCTCGCCATTTGGGTATGCTTGTCTCATGCACAAGGCTGGGTCATTTACCTGGGTCATCCATCCCAATTCTTGAATGCAACGGCAGGGTTTCTGACCACACTATTTCAATCCAACGGTCAAACGCATCCAGCGGTCGTTGGTTTTATCGTATTGAGTGGATATTGCATACATCTGGGTGGATTCAGGCGATCCAGAGGGAAGCTGCGCACCTACGCAGTACGCCGATTTTTCAGAATTTGGCCTGTGTACATTCTTGCCTGTCTTGTTGGCGCTATTGCATTCTTGGCGTCAGAGAAAGTCAATGCTACCGCGGCAAGCGCGCTGTCTGGAACAGACAGAATTTCCCTCGCTTGCATGGCTACCAAGCTTTCCGGCGTATCGGCATTCATCCCTACACTCCATCAATGCAGTTTTGAAGGCAACGCGCCTCTAACAACGGTCATGGTCGAGATATGGCTATACGTCGTCTATGCTATAGCCGTTTTCCTATTCTTCAAGCGTGGCTATGGCAACGCCTTTCTCTGCGCCGTGGGCGGCATGTTCGTCCTAGGATCAATTCTGGTTTCAAACCATCCAGATTTGGCAGGCTGGTGGAACAACGGTAGCCTACCTTCATTCCTGGCCTACTGGTGGATAGGTGCGCTATTCGTAAGCGAGCGCGTATCTACCATCGCAAGGCGTTTCTGGCTCGTGCTTGCAATCGTCTGGGTCGTAATAGCTGTTTCTTTTCTGACGAAACACCTTCATGCGTTCGGTATTACTCAAGTCCAGCAAATAGTTCTTGCCGTTCTGTTCGGGATCCTCATCACTGCCATAATCAAAGCAGCAGAGGAAGGGAAGGTTTCCTCGATCGGCGCTGTTATCGGTCGGGCCGGCTACAGCCTCTACGCATTTCACGCGCCTGTTCTATATCTCGGTTTGATTGCTGGTTTGTCGTGGCATTTCGCCGTGCCTCTTGCATTGGCTGCCGGGTTCGTTCTGCATCACATTTTCGAACATCCAATAGACAGGTTCGGCAAGAGACTCGCAAGCAAAAATCCGCCATCGGCCATACACCCCACATCCGCGTCGAGCGCCAGTTCGGGGCTACGTTGA
- the asnB gene encoding asparagine synthase (glutamine-hydrolyzing) yields MCGIAGYWAKSSEKWHPNLDAALLKMARRGPDDQGSERMHAFAGELGLGHRRLSIIDLSSAGHQPMHSAGKRFSLIYNGEIYNFEALRGELAQLGVPFHTQSDTEVLLAAWEHWGSDCLRKLVGMFAFAIADHEKGTLTCVRDAFGIKPFFYARTEQGLCFASELPAAVVLRGTGAELNLQRCYDYLVHGDYDSRPDTFVAGIEQLEPGRYIVLDMRTGALGSPVTWWAPDIRETSTLSFNDAAEQLRGLFLDSVRQHLRSDVPLGAALSGGIDSSAVVCAMRHVEPDAPIHTFSFIAKGSPVSEEEWVDVVNARVGAQVHKVFVEPDELAADLDDMILAQGEPFGGTSIYAQYRVFKLAKDNEITVTLDGQGADELLAGYQGYPGKRVHSLLDSLGFLQAGNFLRNWARWPGRSLSSGIKASISEYADGPWYPLYRKARDLAGDDRARPNWIDADQLREQGVHVRFPHQRPAQNLRGRRLMAELAFCCTRRGLPGLLRHGDRNSMRFSVESRVPFLTPGLADFLLSLPEHYLISDQGETKHIFRAAMRGIVPDAILDRRDKIGFATPEKDWLFRLADKARAWLKEYADIAFLDQGRIVEEFERILSGRTPFSWQAWRWINFYRWHASVFQPLRNA; encoded by the coding sequence ATGTGCGGAATCGCAGGCTATTGGGCAAAGTCATCAGAGAAATGGCATCCGAACCTCGATGCCGCCTTGCTGAAAATGGCGCGCCGCGGCCCCGACGACCAGGGCAGCGAAAGAATGCATGCCTTCGCGGGAGAGCTCGGCCTGGGGCATCGGCGCCTATCCATCATCGATCTATCCAGCGCTGGGCATCAACCCATGCATTCGGCGGGCAAGCGCTTTTCGTTGATCTACAACGGCGAAATCTACAACTTCGAAGCGCTGCGCGGCGAGCTCGCGCAACTGGGCGTCCCGTTTCATACCCAGTCCGACACGGAAGTCTTGCTGGCCGCTTGGGAGCACTGGGGCAGCGATTGCCTGCGCAAGCTGGTCGGCATGTTTGCCTTCGCGATTGCCGATCATGAGAAAGGCACGCTGACCTGCGTGCGCGATGCGTTCGGGATCAAGCCGTTCTTCTATGCGCGCACCGAACAAGGCCTATGCTTCGCTTCGGAACTGCCGGCCGCTGTGGTTCTGCGCGGTACCGGCGCGGAACTCAACCTGCAGCGCTGCTATGACTACCTGGTGCATGGAGACTACGATTCCCGCCCCGATACTTTTGTAGCAGGCATAGAGCAGCTGGAGCCTGGCAGATATATCGTGCTCGACATGAGGACCGGGGCGTTGGGAAGCCCGGTCACCTGGTGGGCGCCCGATATCCGCGAGACCAGCACCTTGTCGTTCAATGACGCGGCTGAACAGCTGCGCGGCCTTTTTCTGGATAGCGTCCGCCAGCATTTGCGCAGCGACGTGCCGCTGGGCGCGGCTCTTTCGGGCGGCATCGACTCTTCGGCGGTGGTCTGCGCAATGCGCCACGTCGAGCCGGACGCTCCCATCCATACTTTCAGCTTCATCGCGAAAGGGTCTCCCGTATCAGAGGAGGAATGGGTGGATGTCGTGAACGCCCGCGTTGGCGCCCAGGTCCACAAGGTCTTTGTCGAGCCGGACGAGTTGGCCGCCGATCTGGACGACATGATTCTCGCGCAGGGCGAGCCCTTCGGCGGCACAAGCATCTACGCGCAATATCGCGTCTTCAAGCTGGCCAAGGACAACGAAATCACCGTCACGCTCGATGGCCAGGGCGCCGATGAATTGCTCGCCGGCTACCAAGGCTATCCGGGCAAGCGAGTGCACAGCCTGCTGGACAGCCTCGGTTTCTTGCAGGCGGGGAATTTTCTTCGGAATTGGGCGCGGTGGCCCGGCAGGTCCTTGTCGTCCGGCATCAAGGCATCGATATCCGAGTACGCGGACGGCCCGTGGTACCCGCTGTACCGCAAGGCGCGCGATCTGGCGGGCGATGATCGCGCACGGCCCAACTGGATCGACGCCGATCAGTTGCGGGAGCAAGGCGTACATGTCCGCTTCCCGCATCAAAGGCCCGCGCAGAACCTGCGCGGGCGCCGGCTCATGGCTGAATTGGCGTTTTGCTGCACGCGCCGGGGCCTGCCCGGATTGCTGCGCCATGGCGACCGCAACTCCATGCGTTTTTCTGTTGAAAGCCGGGTTCCTTTTCTTACCCCCGGGCTCGCGGACTTTCTGCTGTCGCTGCCCGAGCACTACCTGATATCGGATCAGGGCGAGACCAAGCATATTTTCCGGGCAGCGATGCGCGGCATCGTTCCCGACGCCATCCTGGACCGGCGCGACAAGATCGGTTTCGCGACGCCGGAAAAAGACTGGCTGTTCCGCCTGGCGGACAAGGCCAGGGCCTGGCTCAAGGAATACGCCGATATCGCCTTCCTCGACCAGGGCCGCATCGTCGAGGAGTTCGAGCGCATCTTGTCGGGACGCACGCCCTTCTCCTGGCAGGCCTGGCGCTGGATCAATTTCTACCGCTGGCACGCCTCGGTCTTTCAACCCCTGCGCAACGCATGA